A window of the Scandinavium goeteborgense genome harbors these coding sequences:
- the wzzE gene encoding ECA polysaccharide chain length modulation protein: MTQQLPGANSVSAENELDIRGLFCTLWAGKRWVVGIAFLFALIVLVYTFFARQEWSATAITDRPTVNMLGGYYSQQQFLRNLDIKANLASPDQPSAMDESYKEFIMQLASWDTRREFWSQTDYYKQRQSGNARADAALLDDLINDIQFMPGDVLKNVNDSIKLVAETAPDANNLLRQYVAFASQRAAGHLNDELKGAWAARTIQMKAQVKRQEEVAKSIFDRNIHSVQQALKVAQQNNISRSETDVPAEQLPDSELFLLGRPMLQARLENLQSVGPDFDLDYDQNRAMLTTLNVGPTLDPRFQTYRYLRTPEEPVKRDSPRRVFLMVMWGIVGALIGAGVALVRRRHLPKEN, translated from the coding sequence ATGACACAACAATTACCGGGAGCAAACTCAGTGAGCGCTGAAAATGAGCTGGATATTCGCGGTCTGTTTTGTACGCTATGGGCAGGAAAACGCTGGGTTGTCGGCATTGCCTTTTTGTTTGCTCTGATTGTGCTTGTCTACACCTTCTTTGCCCGGCAGGAGTGGAGCGCGACCGCTATCACGGACCGGCCGACGGTCAACATGCTGGGCGGCTACTACTCCCAGCAGCAATTTTTACGCAATCTGGATATTAAGGCGAATCTGGCGAGCCCCGACCAGCCTTCTGCCATGGATGAATCGTATAAAGAGTTCATCATGCAACTGGCGTCATGGGATACCCGCCGCGAATTCTGGTCGCAAACTGACTACTACAAGCAGCGTCAGTCAGGCAATGCGCGTGCCGATGCCGCACTGCTGGATGACTTAATTAACGATATCCAGTTCATGCCGGGCGACGTGCTGAAAAATGTCAACGACAGCATCAAGCTGGTGGCAGAAACAGCGCCTGACGCTAACAACCTGTTACGCCAGTATGTAGCCTTTGCCAGCCAAAGAGCGGCAGGCCATTTGAATGATGAACTGAAAGGCGCATGGGCGGCACGGACTATTCAAATGAAGGCGCAGGTTAAGCGCCAGGAAGAAGTGGCTAAGTCCATCTTTGACCGCAATATTCACAGCGTTCAGCAAGCATTGAAAGTCGCGCAGCAGAACAACATTTCCCGCAGCGAAACGGACGTTCCGGCAGAGCAGCTGCCTGACTCCGAGCTTTTCCTGCTCGGTCGCCCAATGCTGCAGGCAAGACTCGAAAATCTGCAATCTGTAGGTCCTGATTTTGATCTCGACTACGACCAGAATCGTGCGATGCTGACTACGCTCAATGTTGGCCCAACTCTCGACCCTCGTTTTCAGACCTACCGTTATTTACGGACGCCGGAAGAACCGGTAAAACGCGACAGTCCACGTCGCGTGTTTCTGATGGTGATGTGGGGCATTGTCGGTGCGCTAATTGGCGCGGGCGTTGCGTTAGTTCGTCGTCGCCACCTACCCAAAGAGAATTGA
- the wecA gene encoding UDP-N-acetylglucosamine--undecaprenyl-phosphate N-acetylglucosaminephosphotransferase — translation MNLLTACADLISIFLFTTLFLFFARKAAKKVGLVDKPNFRKRHQGMIPLVGGISVFAGICFAFVLVDYYIPHAKLYLSCATVLVAVGALDDRYDISVKFRAMVQAIVAVLMMSQGKLYLSSLGYIFGSWELVLGPFGYFLTLFAVWAAINAFNMVDGIDGLLGGLSSVSFGAMGVILWLDGQYSLSMWCFAMIAAILPYVLLNLGLLGRRYKVFMGDAGSTLLGFTVIWILLETTQGKTHPISPVTALWIIAIPLMDMVAIMFRRLRKGMSPFSADRQHIHHLIMRAGFTSRQAFVLITLAAALLAAVGVVGEYTRIIPECGMLLLFILAFFMYGYCIKRAWKVARFIKRVKRRIRRHSDKTHHLTK, via the coding sequence GTGAATTTACTGACAGCATGCGCTGATCTGATCAGTATTTTTTTGTTCACAACCTTATTCCTTTTTTTCGCGCGCAAGGCAGCTAAAAAGGTGGGTTTAGTGGATAAACCCAATTTCCGTAAACGTCACCAGGGAATGATCCCTCTGGTCGGCGGAATTTCTGTGTTCGCGGGAATATGCTTCGCCTTCGTTCTTGTCGATTACTACATTCCCCACGCTAAGCTGTACCTGAGCTGCGCTACTGTACTGGTGGCGGTTGGTGCGCTTGACGATCGCTATGACATCAGCGTGAAATTTCGCGCGATGGTTCAGGCCATCGTTGCCGTTCTGATGATGAGCCAGGGGAAATTATACCTGAGCAGTCTGGGCTACATATTTGGTTCTTGGGAGCTGGTTCTCGGCCCATTTGGCTACTTCCTCACCCTGTTTGCTGTCTGGGCCGCTATCAATGCCTTCAATATGGTTGATGGCATCGACGGCCTGCTGGGGGGGCTTTCCAGCGTTTCCTTCGGCGCAATGGGTGTAATCCTGTGGTTGGATGGCCAGTACAGTCTCTCTATGTGGTGCTTCGCGATGATTGCTGCGATTCTCCCATACGTTCTGTTGAATCTGGGGCTGCTTGGCCGTCGGTATAAGGTCTTCATGGGAGATGCAGGCAGCACGCTGCTCGGTTTTACCGTCATCTGGATCTTACTGGAAACGACACAAGGGAAAACCCATCCGATAAGTCCGGTCACCGCGCTGTGGATTATTGCTATTCCGTTGATGGACATGGTTGCCATCATGTTCCGTCGTTTACGAAAAGGAATGAGCCCGTTCTCCGCTGACAGGCAGCACATTCACCACCTGATCATGCGGGCTGGTTTTACCTCCAGGCAGGCTTTTGTGCTGATTACTCTCGCCGCAGCGCTGCTAGCGGCTGTTGGAGTCGTTGGCGAATATACGCGAATTATTCCAGAATGCGGCATGTTACTCCTGTTTATACTGGCCTTTTTTATGTACGGTTACTGCATAAAACGCGCATGGAAAGTGGCGCGCTTCATCAAAAGAGTGAAGCGACGAATTCGTCGGCATAGCGATAAAACGCACCATTTAACCAAATGA
- the rho gene encoding transcription termination factor Rho encodes MNLTELKNTPVSELITLGENMGLENQARMRKQDIIFAILKQHAKSGEDIFGDGVLEILQDGFGFLRSADSSYLAGPDDIYVSPSQIRRFNLRTGDTISGKIRPPKEGERYFALLKVNEVNYDKPENARNKILFENLTPLHANSRLRMERGNGSTEDLTARVLDLASPIGRGQRGLIVAPPKAGKTMLLQNIAQSIAYNHPDCVLMVLLIDERPEEVTEMQRLVKGEVIASTFDEPASRHVQVAEMVIEKAKRLVEHKKDVIILLDSITRLARAYNTVVPASGKVLTGGVDANALHRPKRFFGAARNVEEGGSLTIIATALVDTGSKMDEVIYEEFKGTGNMELHLARKIAEKRVFPAIDYNRSGTRKEELLTTQEELQKMWILRKIIHPMGEIDAMEFLINKLAMTKTNDDFFDMMKRS; translated from the coding sequence ATGAATCTTACCGAATTAAAGAATACGCCGGTTTCTGAGCTGATTACTCTCGGCGAAAATATGGGGCTGGAAAACCAAGCCCGTATGCGCAAACAGGACATCATTTTTGCCATCCTGAAGCAGCACGCAAAGAGTGGCGAAGATATCTTTGGCGACGGTGTGCTGGAGATTCTGCAGGATGGATTTGGTTTCCTCCGTTCAGCAGACAGCTCCTACCTCGCCGGTCCCGATGACATCTACGTTTCCCCTAGCCAAATCCGCCGTTTCAACCTCCGTACAGGTGACACCATTTCCGGTAAGATTCGTCCTCCTAAAGAGGGTGAGCGTTACTTTGCATTGTTGAAAGTTAACGAAGTTAACTACGACAAGCCGGAAAATGCGCGTAACAAGATTCTGTTCGAGAACTTAACGCCGCTGCACGCGAATTCTCGTCTGCGTATGGAACGTGGGAATGGCTCAACTGAAGACTTAACCGCTCGCGTACTGGATCTGGCATCGCCGATCGGTCGTGGTCAGCGTGGTCTGATTGTCGCACCGCCGAAAGCCGGTAAAACAATGCTGCTGCAGAACATCGCGCAGAGCATTGCGTACAATCACCCAGACTGCGTGTTGATGGTTCTGCTTATCGACGAACGCCCGGAAGAAGTGACCGAGATGCAGCGTCTGGTCAAAGGTGAAGTTATTGCTTCTACCTTTGATGAGCCAGCATCTCGCCACGTTCAGGTTGCTGAGATGGTTATTGAGAAGGCTAAACGCCTGGTCGAGCACAAGAAAGACGTTATCATTCTGCTCGATTCAATCACTCGTCTGGCGCGTGCCTACAACACCGTCGTACCGGCTTCCGGTAAAGTGCTGACCGGTGGTGTGGATGCGAACGCCCTGCACCGTCCGAAACGCTTCTTCGGTGCTGCGCGTAACGTGGAAGAGGGTGGTAGTCTGACTATCATCGCAACCGCGTTGGTTGATACCGGTTCTAAAATGGATGAAGTTATCTACGAAGAATTTAAAGGTACCGGCAACATGGAACTGCATCTGGCGCGTAAAATCGCTGAGAAGCGCGTGTTCCCTGCTATCGACTACAACCGTTCTGGTACGCGTAAAGAAGAGCTGCTCACCACTCAGGAAGAGCTGCAGAAAATGTGGATCCTGCGCAAAATCATCCATCCAATGGGTGAAATCGACGCAATGGAATTCCTCATTAATAAGCTGGCGATGACCAAAACCAACGACGATTTCTTCGATATGATGAAGCGTTCGTAA
- the trxA gene encoding thioredoxin TrxA, producing MSDKIIHLTDDSFDTDVLKADGLTLVDFWAEWCGPCKMIAPILDEIAEEFEGKLTVAKLNIDQNPGTAPKYGIRGIPTLLLFKNGEVAATKVGALSKGQLKEFLEANLA from the coding sequence ATGAGCGATAAAATTATTCACCTGACTGACGATAGTTTTGACACGGACGTACTCAAAGCTGACGGGCTTACCCTCGTTGATTTCTGGGCAGAGTGGTGTGGTCCGTGCAAAATGATTGCTCCGATTCTGGATGAAATCGCTGAAGAGTTCGAAGGTAAGCTGACCGTTGCAAAACTGAACATCGACCAGAACCCGGGCACTGCGCCGAAATACGGCATTCGCGGTATCCCAACTCTGCTGCTGTTCAAAAACGGTGAAGTCGCCGCGACCAAAGTGGGCGCGTTGTCTAAAGGCCAGCTGAAAGAATTCCTCGAAGCAAACCTCGCCTGA
- the rhlB gene encoding ATP-dependent RNA helicase RhlB produces MSKTHLTEQKFSDFALHPQVIEALEKKGFHHCTPIQALALPLTLAGRDVAGQAQTGTGKTMAFLTSTFHYLLSHPAAENRQVNQPRALIMAPTRELAVQIHADAEPLAAATGLKLGLAYGGDGYDKQLKVLESGVDILIGTTGRLIDYAKQNYINLAAIQVVVLDEADRMYDLGFIKDIRWLFRRMPQANQRLNMLFSATLSYRVRELAFEQMNNAEYVEVEPEQKTGHRIKEELFYPSNDEKMRLLQTLLEEEWPDRAIIFANTKHRCEDVWGHLAADGHRVGLLTGDVAQKKRLRILEEFTRGDLDILVATDVAARGLHIPAVTHVFNYDLPDDCEDYVHRIGRTGRAGLSGHSISLACEEYALNLPAIETYIGHSIPQSKYNPDALMSDLPKALRLTRTRPGNGPRRSGGGAPRNRRRSG; encoded by the coding sequence ATGAGCAAAACACATTTAACAGAACAGAAGTTTTCCGACTTCGCCCTGCACCCTCAGGTGATTGAAGCCCTTGAAAAGAAAGGGTTTCATCATTGCACTCCTATTCAGGCACTCGCACTCCCGCTGACGCTGGCTGGACGTGATGTTGCAGGACAGGCGCAAACCGGAACCGGCAAAACGATGGCGTTTCTGACGTCAACGTTCCATTATCTTCTCTCTCACCCTGCTGCTGAGAACCGCCAGGTTAACCAACCGCGTGCGCTGATTATGGCTCCAACGCGTGAACTGGCTGTTCAAATCCATGCTGATGCAGAACCGTTGGCAGCGGCCACCGGCCTGAAGCTGGGTCTCGCTTACGGCGGCGACGGTTACGACAAACAGCTGAAAGTGCTGGAAAGCGGCGTCGACATTCTGATCGGCACCACCGGTCGTCTCATTGATTACGCGAAGCAGAACTACATCAACCTGGCGGCAATTCAGGTTGTCGTGCTGGATGAAGCCGATCGCATGTACGATCTGGGCTTTATTAAAGATATCCGCTGGCTGTTCCGCCGCATGCCGCAGGCTAACCAGCGCCTGAACATGCTGTTCTCCGCAACCCTTTCTTACCGTGTCCGTGAACTGGCGTTCGAGCAAATGAATAACGCCGAGTATGTGGAAGTGGAACCTGAGCAGAAAACCGGGCACCGCATTAAAGAAGAACTCTTCTATCCGTCTAATGACGAGAAAATGCGCCTGCTGCAAACGCTGCTGGAAGAAGAGTGGCCAGATCGCGCCATTATTTTTGCTAACACCAAGCACCGCTGCGAAGACGTCTGGGGCCATCTGGCTGCCGATGGTCACCGCGTAGGCCTGCTGACCGGCGACGTAGCGCAGAAAAAACGCCTGCGTATTCTGGAAGAATTTACCCGTGGTGACCTCGATATTCTGGTCGCGACTGACGTTGCTGCCCGCGGCCTGCACATTCCTGCCGTGACACACGTCTTTAACTACGATCTGCCGGATGATTGCGAAGATTACGTTCACCGTATCGGTCGTACCGGTCGTGCTGGCCTCAGCGGCCACTCCATCAGCCTCGCTTGTGAAGAGTACGCGCTGAACCTGCCGGCTATCGAAACCTATATCGGTCACTCGATTCCGCAGAGCAAGTACAACCCAGATGCACTGATGAGCGATTTGCCGAAGGCATTGCGCCTGACGCGCACGCGTCCAGGTAACGGCCCACGCCGTTCTGGTGGCGGCGCACCGCGCAACCGTCGTCGTTCAGGTTAA
- the gppA gene encoding guanosine-5'-triphosphate,3'-diphosphate diphosphatase — MNASSLYAAIDLGSNSFHMLVVREVAGSIQTLTRIKRKVRLAAGLNSDNTLSPEAMERGWQCLRLFAERLQDIPHAQIRVVATATLRLAVNADAFLAKAQEILGCPVQVISGEEEARLIYQGVAHTTGGDDRRLVVDIGGASTELVTGTGAQSTSLFSLSMGCVTWLERFFTDRNLEHAHFDAAEQAAREVLRPVADELRQHGWKICVGASGTVQALQEIMMAQGMDERITLAKLQQLKQRAIQCGRLEELEIEGLTLERALVFPSGLAILLAIFSELDIQCMTLAGGALREGLVYGMLHLSVDQDIRSRTLRNIQRRFMVDTEQAQRVAQLASHLVSQCEKSWEIEPLSRDLLLSACYLHEIGLSVDFKQAPQHAAYLVRNLDLPGFTPAQKKLLATLVLNQTNPVDLPSLHQQNAVPPRVADRLCRLLRLAILFAGRRRDDLLPDIALSVEGETLTLTLPSGWLANHPLGAELVLQESQWQSYVHWPLIVD; from the coding sequence ATGAACGCCTCTTCGCTTTACGCAGCAATAGATCTCGGTTCCAATAGTTTTCATATGCTGGTTGTGCGCGAAGTGGCGGGGAGCATTCAGACCCTGACGCGCATTAAGCGCAAAGTCAGGCTGGCTGCCGGATTGAACAGCGATAACACGCTGTCGCCGGAAGCCATGGAACGAGGCTGGCAATGCCTGCGTTTGTTTGCCGAACGTTTGCAAGATATCCCGCACGCCCAAATCCGCGTCGTAGCAACCGCCACGTTGCGTCTGGCCGTTAACGCTGATGCCTTCCTTGCCAAAGCGCAGGAAATACTCGGTTGTCCGGTGCAGGTGATCAGCGGTGAAGAAGAAGCTCGCCTGATTTATCAGGGCGTGGCACACACCACCGGTGGCGACGATCGCCGTCTGGTGGTGGATATCGGCGGGGCCAGTACTGAACTGGTGACCGGCACCGGTGCCCAATCCACCTCGCTTTTCAGCCTGTCGATGGGTTGCGTAACCTGGCTCGAACGCTTCTTTACTGACCGAAATCTCGAACATGCCCATTTTGATGCTGCCGAGCAGGCCGCACGCGAAGTGCTACGTCCAGTCGCCGACGAACTTCGTCAGCACGGCTGGAAAATCTGCGTAGGCGCATCCGGTACCGTTCAGGCGTTGCAGGAAATCATGATGGCGCAGGGCATGGATGAGCGCATTACGCTCGCCAAGCTGCAACAGCTTAAACAGCGCGCGATTCAGTGTGGTCGTCTGGAAGAACTCGAGATTGAAGGCCTGACGCTTGAACGAGCGTTGGTATTCCCAAGCGGACTGGCCATTTTGCTGGCCATTTTCAGCGAGCTGGATATCCAGTGCATGACCCTCGCGGGTGGCGCCCTGCGCGAAGGTCTGGTTTACGGCATGCTTCATCTGTCTGTCGATCAGGACATTCGCAGCCGCACGCTGCGCAATATTCAGCGGCGTTTTATGGTCGATACCGAACAGGCCCAGCGCGTGGCGCAGTTAGCCTCTCATCTCGTCAGTCAGTGTGAAAAAAGCTGGGAAATTGAACCGTTAAGCCGTGATTTACTGCTTAGCGCCTGCTATCTGCACGAAATTGGCCTGAGTGTCGATTTCAAGCAAGCCCCGCAGCATGCCGCTTATCTGGTGCGCAATCTTGATCTCCCAGGCTTTACGCCGGCGCAGAAAAAGCTGCTGGCAACGCTGGTGCTCAATCAGACTAACCCCGTCGACCTGCCTTCGCTTCATCAGCAAAATGCGGTTCCGCCACGCGTGGCTGACCGGCTTTGCCGTTTGCTGCGTCTGGCGATCCTGTTTGCAGGCCGCCGCCGGGACGACCTGCTGCCAGACATCGCGCTTAGCGTGGAAGGGGAAACATTAACCCTGACGCTGCCGTCAGGCTGGCTGGCGAATCATCCGCTCGGTGCGGAACTGGTGTTGCAGGAAAGCCAGTGGCAAAGCTATGTCCACTGGCCTCTGATCGTCGACTAA
- the rep gene encoding DNA helicase Rep, translating to MRLNPGQQQAVEFVTGPCLVLAGAGSGKTRVITNKIAHLIRQCGYQAKHIAAVTFTNKAAREMKERVAQTIERKEARGLMISTFHTLGLEIIKREFAALGMKSNFSLFDDTDQVGLLKELTEGLIDDDKVVLQQLISTISNWKNDLMTPPQAAAQAQGERDRIFAHCYGLYDAHMKACNVLDFDDLILLPTLLLQRNEEVRERWQNKIRYLLVDEYQDTNTSQYELVKLLVGSRARFTVVGDDDQSIYSWRGARPQNLVLLSQDFPKLQVIKLEQNYRSSERILKAANILIANNPHVFEKKLFSELGYGAELKVLSANHEEHEAERVAGELIAHHFINKTAYKDYAILYRGNHQSRVFEKLLMQNRIPYRISGGTSFFSRPEIKDLLAYLRVLTNPDDDSAFLRIVNTPKREIGPATLQKLGEWATTRSKSMFAASFDMGLTQTLTGRGYESLTRFTHWLGEVQRLAEREPIAAVRDLIHGIDYESWLFETSPSPKAAEMRMKNVNTLFGWMTEMLEGSDLEEPMTLTQVVTRFTLRDMMERGESDEDLDQVQLMTLHASKGLEFPYVYLVGMEEGLLPHQSSIDEENVDEERRLAYVGITRAQKELTFTLCKERRQYGELVRPEPSRFLLELPQDDIIWEQERKVVSPEERMHKGQANVANIKAMLAKAKAE from the coding sequence ATGCGTTTAAACCCCGGACAACAACAAGCCGTCGAATTCGTCACCGGACCCTGCCTGGTGCTGGCGGGAGCGGGATCGGGCAAGACGCGCGTGATCACCAATAAAATTGCGCATCTGATCCGCCAGTGTGGCTATCAGGCGAAGCATATCGCCGCCGTGACCTTTACCAACAAAGCTGCACGCGAGATGAAAGAGCGTGTCGCCCAGACGATAGAGCGTAAAGAAGCACGTGGCCTGATGATCTCCACGTTCCACACACTGGGGCTGGAAATCATCAAACGCGAGTTTGCCGCGCTGGGGATGAAATCTAACTTTTCGCTGTTCGACGATACCGATCAGGTTGGGCTGCTCAAAGAGCTGACGGAAGGCCTGATCGACGACGATAAGGTGGTGCTTCAGCAGTTGATCTCGACGATCTCCAACTGGAAAAACGATCTGATGACGCCGCCGCAAGCCGCGGCGCAGGCTCAAGGCGAGCGCGATCGTATTTTTGCCCACTGCTACGGGCTGTACGATGCGCACATGAAAGCCTGTAACGTGCTGGATTTCGACGATCTGATCCTGTTGCCAACGCTGCTGCTGCAACGCAATGAAGAGGTGCGCGAGCGCTGGCAGAACAAGATTCGTTATCTGCTGGTGGATGAATATCAGGACACCAACACCAGCCAGTACGAGTTGGTGAAACTGCTGGTGGGTAGTCGGGCGCGGTTTACGGTGGTGGGCGATGACGATCAGTCAATTTACTCCTGGCGTGGTGCGCGTCCACAGAACCTGGTGCTGTTGAGCCAGGACTTCCCAAAACTGCAGGTGATTAAGCTTGAGCAGAATTACCGTTCTTCCGAACGCATTCTGAAAGCCGCCAACATCCTGATCGCCAATAACCCGCACGTTTTTGAAAAGAAACTGTTTTCTGAGTTGGGCTACGGTGCCGAACTCAAAGTGCTGAGCGCCAATCACGAAGAACACGAAGCCGAACGCGTCGCCGGGGAACTGATCGCCCATCACTTCATCAATAAAACGGCCTATAAGGACTACGCGATCCTCTATCGCGGTAACCATCAGTCGCGTGTCTTTGAAAAGCTGTTGATGCAAAACCGCATTCCGTACCGCATTTCGGGCGGCACGTCGTTTTTCTCGCGTCCTGAAATCAAGGACCTGCTCGCCTATCTGCGAGTGCTGACCAACCCGGATGATGACAGCGCATTTCTGCGGATCGTGAATACGCCGAAGCGTGAAATTGGCCCGGCGACGTTACAGAAGCTGGGTGAATGGGCGACCACCCGCAGTAAAAGCATGTTTGCCGCCAGTTTTGATATGGGCCTGACGCAAACGCTGACCGGGCGCGGCTATGAATCTCTGACCCGATTTACTCACTGGCTGGGTGAAGTTCAGCGTCTGGCAGAGCGCGAACCTATCGCGGCGGTACGTGATCTGATTCACGGCATCGACTACGAGTCCTGGCTGTTTGAAACCTCGCCAAGCCCGAAAGCGGCTGAAATGCGCATGAAAAACGTCAATACCTTGTTTGGCTGGATGACGGAAATGCTCGAAGGTTCTGACCTGGAAGAGCCGATGACGCTGACGCAGGTCGTTACCCGCTTCACCCTGCGCGACATGATGGAGCGTGGCGAAAGCGACGAAGATCTCGATCAGGTCCAGCTGATGACGCTGCACGCATCAAAGGGTCTGGAGTTCCCGTATGTGTATTTGGTCGGGATGGAAGAAGGGCTGTTGCCGCACCAGAGTAGCATCGACGAAGAAAACGTCGATGAAGAGCGTCGTCTGGCGTATGTGGGGATTACCCGCGCACAAAAAGAGCTGACCTTTACGCTGTGCAAAGAGCGCCGTCAGTACGGCGAGCTGGTGCGTCCGGAGCCGAGCCGTTTTCTGCTGGAGTTACCACAGGACGATATCATTTGGGAGCAGGAGCGTAAGGTGGTGTCGCCAGAAGAGCGGATGCACAAAGGACAGGCGAATGTGGCCAACATTAAAGCCATGCTGGCCAAAGCGAAGGCGGAGTAG
- the ppiC gene encoding peptidylprolyl isomerase PpiC: MAKTAAALHILVKEEKLALDLLEQIKNGGDFEKLAKKHSTCPSGRKGGHLGEFKQGQMVPAFDKVVFSCPVLEPTGPLHTQFGYHIIKVLYRN; this comes from the coding sequence ATGGCAAAAACAGCAGCAGCACTGCATATCCTTGTAAAGGAAGAGAAACTGGCTCTGGATCTTTTAGAGCAGATCAAAAACGGCGGCGATTTTGAGAAGCTGGCGAAGAAGCACTCCACCTGTCCGTCAGGCAGAAAAGGCGGTCATTTAGGTGAATTCAAACAGGGCCAGATGGTTCCGGCGTTTGATAAAGTGGTCTTCTCTTGCCCAGTGCTGGAGCCAACTGGCCCACTGCACACCCAGTTCGGTTACCACATCATCAAAGTTCTTTATCGTAACTAA
- the ilvC gene encoding ketol-acid reductoisomerase: MANYFNTLNLRQQLAQLGKCRFMARDEFADGASYLQGKKVVIVGCGAQGLNQGLNMRDSGLDISYALRKEAIAEKRASWRKATENGFKVGTYEELVPQADLVVNLTPDKQHTDVVRSVQPLMKDGAALGYSHGFNIVEVGEQIRKDITVVMVAPKCPGTEVREEYKRGFGVPTLIAVHPENDPKGEGMAIAKAWAAATGGHRAGVLESSFVAEVKSDLMGEQTILCGMLQAGSLLCFDKLVAEGTDPAYAEKLIQFGWETTTEALKQGGITLMMDRLSNRAKVRAFALSEQLKEIMAPLFQKHMDDIISGEFSSGMMADWANDDKKLLTWREETGKTAFETAPQFDGKIGEQEYFDKGVVMIAMVKAGVELAFETMVDSGIIEESAYYESLHELPLIANTIARKRLYEMNVVISDTAEYGNYLFSYACVPLLKEFMTTLQPGDLGKAIAEGAVDNAQLRDVNEAIRSHEIETVGKKLRGYMKDMKRIAVAS; encoded by the coding sequence ATGGCTAACTACTTTAATACACTGAATCTGCGCCAGCAGCTGGCACAGCTGGGCAAATGCCGCTTCATGGCGCGTGACGAATTCGCCGATGGCGCGAGCTATCTTCAGGGTAAAAAAGTGGTCATCGTCGGCTGTGGCGCGCAGGGTCTGAACCAGGGCCTGAACATGCGTGATTCCGGTCTGGATATCTCTTACGCCCTGCGTAAAGAAGCGATTGCAGAAAAGCGCGCATCATGGCGTAAAGCGACCGAAAACGGTTTCAAAGTAGGCACTTACGAAGAGCTGGTTCCACAGGCAGACTTGGTGGTAAACCTGACGCCAGACAAGCAGCACACGGACGTTGTGCGTTCCGTACAGCCGCTGATGAAAGATGGCGCAGCGCTGGGTTACTCCCACGGCTTCAACATCGTGGAAGTGGGCGAGCAGATCCGTAAAGACATCACCGTAGTTATGGTGGCGCCGAAATGCCCAGGTACCGAAGTGCGTGAAGAGTATAAACGTGGTTTCGGTGTGCCGACGCTGATCGCGGTTCACCCGGAAAACGATCCTAAAGGCGAAGGTATGGCGATTGCTAAAGCTTGGGCGGCAGCCACCGGTGGTCATCGTGCTGGTGTGCTCGAGTCTTCCTTCGTTGCGGAAGTTAAATCTGACCTGATGGGTGAGCAGACTATCCTGTGCGGTATGCTGCAGGCGGGTTCTCTGCTGTGCTTCGACAAGCTGGTGGCTGAAGGGACTGACCCGGCTTACGCAGAAAAACTGATTCAGTTCGGTTGGGAAACCACCACCGAAGCGCTGAAGCAGGGCGGTATCACCCTGATGATGGACCGTCTGTCTAACCGGGCGAAAGTCCGTGCATTCGCGCTGTCCGAGCAGCTGAAAGAAATCATGGCTCCGCTGTTCCAGAAACACATGGACGACATCATCTCTGGCGAATTCTCCTCCGGCATGATGGCTGACTGGGCAAACGACGATAAGAAACTGCTGACCTGGCGTGAAGAGACCGGTAAAACCGCGTTCGAAACTGCGCCGCAGTTTGACGGTAAAATCGGTGAGCAGGAATACTTCGATAAAGGCGTAGTGATGATTGCAATGGTGAAAGCGGGCGTTGAGCTGGCATTCGAAACCATGGTGGATTCCGGCATCATCGAAGAATCTGCGTACTACGAATCACTGCACGAGCTGCCGCTGATTGCGAACACCATCGCCCGTAAGCGTCTGTATGAAATGAACGTCGTTATCTCCGATACTGCTGAGTACGGCAACTACCTGTTCTCTTACGCCTGCGTACCGCTGCTGAAAGAGTTCATGACCACGCTGCAACCCGGCGATCTGGGTAAAGCGATTGCTGAAGGCGCGGTTGATAACGCTCAGCTGCGTGACGTGAACGAGGCGATTCGCAGCCACGAGATCGAAACCGTTGGTAAGAAACTGCGCGGATATATGAAAGATATGAAGCGTATTGCGGTAGCAAGCTAA